CACTAACTCACTTCTTTGGGAAGGACACAGCCAGCCCTGATGTTCAAAGAGCCAAGCCGTGTCATCAGGCCTATCGGCACAGtgctatgtctctctctctgtgtatgtgtgtgtgtgtgtgtgtgtgtgtgtgtgtgtgtgtgtgtgtgtgtgagagagagagagagagagagagagagagagagattgagagagaaaaagagatagagagagagagagagagagagagagttgtgagaATATATAATGATTCCATGTACTGAAATTACATTCAGAATACCACGGTTCATCTCAGAACAATCCACATTATGGGCAGAACACACtacttgtctgtctgtttaatttaattaattaactgAGGCTTgttaaatgaacacacacacacacacacacacacacaaacacacacatacacacacatacacacacacacaattatatataaatatataatataatatatatatatatatatatacaatggTCAAGTAGCTTTAGAATTCCATCATTTAGAAAGTGAACATTTTGCCTGattgctctgctctcctctctaccCCAGACTCAGTGCTGCTCGGTTTGAAGGCCCTGTGGCAATGAGACTGACGTTAGTAATTACTGGGCTCTCTGTTCAATTAACTGTGCCATGGAGATCATTGGGACGGTCTGTGCCGATAACAGCTATCAGTCAAGTGGAGTTTATAGAAATTCATTTAAAATGCCAGCACCTGAGCAGGTCTTAAATGGATCCACAGGGACTAATTCCAACATCTTTGCTTTTTTACTCAAAGCTAGCAATTAGGTCTGTATACGCatatcacatgcacacatgcatacacatacatacacacatgcacacacacacacacacacacacacacacacacacacacacacacatatatatacacacacacacaaacttgactGACATacagcatgtgcatgtgcatctaTTTACACAGCATTACAATGACAAAGTATTGTACAATCTAAACCTCGCAGAGGCATATGCCTCtatacagacatacatataTAATGATATATTATACAAATAAATAGATATAATGAATCTTTAATGAATAAATGATTTGTCCACGTAGCTTATTTAGTATACCTTTCAATGAAATATTCTTTAGGATGCTtgataaataatttaatttgtaTAATGACTGAGTTACAGTACCGGCAGTAAAATATCTGTACATTTGGATCAGAGTACATTTTAATGAGAAGATAAACTCGGGTATAACTTTAAACCTTGAGTCTATAAGGCCTGGTTAAAATCTGATTAAACTCTTGTCAGTGATTAACAACCTTCCATCCTTCCTACTGTATTCATATTTAGACCAGACATCAGTGACCTGAGCAGAAAACGGAGAGCTGAACGCCAGACTACTCCAGCACACAAAATGCTGGACAAGTCCATGACATCTCAAGAACGAGTCCCTTTATGTCGCACgtgtgctttctctctctctctccagcgtGTTGCCCCAAAAGGCCAAGCGTGATCTCTCTTTTGTGTTAGAGGCACAGCCGTCTGGGCCCGCTCAGATTCAGCCTCAAATGTCTCCCTTAGTTATTAGGCTCTGATGATGAAATGCGACTCCCTATTTTGCAGAATATTGATGGAAGATTGGGAGGAAGAGGGTATGGCGTGCTGGGGGAAAGTGgggagggaagtgtgtgtgtgtgtgtgtgtgtgtgtgtgtgtgtgtgtgtgtgagagaggggggatgtTGTTGGCGATGGTTCAGTGAGGCAATAACAAGAGTTCctctgtgttgtgtctgtggcaGTTTTATGTCTCCATGGATACTGTAGGGAGACAGTTAAAAAGCAATTacggggggagagagggaggaattcACCCCTTTGTCAGGATTTCATAACAGCTGAAATAACACTGGGGCCGGGAAACAACCCAATGCGGCTGTCACACTGGATAGCCTATAGATCAGGTCCTCCTTCAATACTCAAACAACAGGCTCTTTGTCATTTTTTGATATCACGATCTGTGCACTATTTTACTATGCGGTTGTAGCATTATTACATCGCTGATGgatcaaaaaaaataaatggaaaaaaaaaaccagtACAAACACGTGCAATTAGTGTCAACAGTATGCGTGATATTTTCATTCAGTAAATAATTGTAATGCATTCACAGAGTGGCCCATGGCACAGTGTTCCATCTCACCAAAGACTCGATCACTTTGAGTCCTAATGATTCCACTGAGGGCTTGTCTGTTGACACAGAGGCAATTTCTTGTCATGAGCCAAAGGGGCTGTGGCCCTGAATCAGACATCTAAATAACGCAAGCTCCACGCAAACAAAAAGCCATGGAGGACAGCCCCATCATCCAGGGCGGATGGATGATGGATCTTTTAGGTGGGAAATGAGATGTAGCTTCAGCAGCTCAGTCCTGGCCTTGGCTCTGGGGGGTTTTCTTGGGCTGTAcatcccccccaccacacacacacacacacacacatgcgcgtacacccaaacaaacacacacacacacacacacacacacgctccctgcctgcctgacaCGAACTGGACCACAGAGTGACAGTCACATTAAAATGCCATTAAAGTGTGAAATAGGAACAGGGTGAGAAAATAGATTTAACCTCTAGCCAACACTGGGCCGGCACCTGTGTTCAAGCCGATGTGACCGAGGACATCAGTGCTTTGcgatttgttgtttgtttgtgtttttccttCTGGTTTATAAGAGACATCCGCAATGCCACAGACTGAGGCGCTGGGTCAGGTCAGGTTGCCTGGGAAGCACATGTCCAATTTAATCCTGTAATCACCACACACTTTTCTCATCCAgccagttatttgtttaaaCACTTGTATATGCACACCTacagcaattgtgtgtgtgtgtgtgtgtgtgtgtgaaaaaggagCCTCTCTTTTCTTTACCTATGGCAGCCATTTCAGTATACAGCAGCTGTTTCTTTGCCAGCCATAGCCCTTGAAGTGTGAAGTAATATGGGTCTGTGGACACTGGAGCGTCTCGTCATTTTCCACTCTATCCAGATGAAAATGTGTCTGGGAATAAAAATGAAGCTTTATTTCTCCCATGAATGGCACATGTTTACACTCTAGTCTACTACTAGGCTACTTATGTGGCcgaggcaccacacacacacacacacacacacatacacactcacacacacatacacactcacacacacacacacacacacacacacactaacacacaaacacacagatggagCATGGCCCTATCTGATGTCAAGTCAATGAGAGCGAACATATTAAACACATGAAAGATCCCCCTGCCAGGTGAGGTCTTGTGCACAGCTGGGGAAATCAAAACTAGCATTtctcccctttctttctcttttttccctcgtCTGTCCCTGATTCCATCTCTTGCTCACCACACAATAGCTCAAACAGCTCTATTATCCCATCTCATTCTATTCTACCGCAGCAAAGACTCACAGCCGACTGACAACAATCTCAGACGGCAACTGAGTCTGGGTCAGTTATGGGCCAGGTCCAGTCCAGTGCGGCAAGTTTGTCTTTTGCCTTTCTCGGAGACGTGAAAATCACAGGTTAGGGTGTCGCAAATGTCTACCTGCCTAGGTGACATTATGTTGAGagaaaacatacaaaaacattGCATGACATTAATCCTGAAGCTGTTCATTGGGCTCAAAGTGCATTTGAAGTCGTGCTGGCTGTTGTGGGGGGATTCAGTCTCTGTCTAATTTAGATAGCATAGTTTGTctgtgttttcctttttttatctcCACTCGTGAAATGCTCACCAATGGCTTTGAGGGCTGCTTCTTTGTGGGCCCTGAATTATACAACACAAGCCAACACACATAATTGCAGCTTTAAATTGGTTTCACttttaacattttaatttgctcTAAGACAGATGAGGCTTCCTTAAAAGAATTAACATGAAAGTCATCTGAAGCTGAAATCAAACCATTTAAATGCCCCTCATCCCCCTCCCTTTAGCTAGTCAGAAAGTTAAAgtgtgtgaggtggggtggggtggggtggagtggggggagTATAAGAATTCCTTCCTAATTAATTCTACTGCCCTCATGTAACCCTCAGACGATTCGTAATCCAGAAGGGAACATCTTTATTGATCTTGGGAATGCTTGAGTAGACTCCCAATGCTTATCTCAGCATAAAAAGCATCTCTTGTGACGAGCCACGATTTAATTAGATGACAATCACTGTTAACAATGCACCGTCGACATCACAAAATTTGCACATTGGCGCTGGCAGTGATAAATTTCAGCCGCCCGACAGGGGCGGTTCACATCCTTGAATTAACTCTTTCTTTGTGAGCCTGGGCTTGAAAGACCTGCTGCAGATGTTTTCCATGCAAGCCAGGCATGCAAACGCAAGCAGACCTACTGTATTATACAGTACCTGGAGAGGttataaatacacaaataaacagagCTGGTTCTATATTGATTATGTTAGTCGATATGCTGACTTTGTGAGAAATATTTGGACAGAAGACAGAAAGGAGACATCCAAATATGTTTACCCACACTTGAGTGGATATCATGTGGCGCTTTGGACAAAAAACTGTAGTGAATAGTTTAACCCACTAGAGGGCAACAAAAAGAACATTTCCAGAAAGCTAATGTTTGGGGTGGACTGTTCTATTATAAGGTTGGAGCTATACATTTTGGTTGTAATTTATCCGGCTTTGTTCAATGTTAAATATGTGTTAATCTTTAAGGTTActtgtgtctgcatctgtgctAAATTATCCAACAGATTTTAAGACTTTAACTGAATAAATTATTTAGGACCAATGTACTGTAGATGTGATTTTATGAGGTCCAGTGTCACCCTGCTCAAAAAGCAGTAAATACAACACAATTTATATCAATGTGTTATATAATTTTTTCCGTCATATTTATGTTTATTAGTTGTAGTTACTGTGTCATAAAAAACATATGCTAAAATGGATTTCTTCAGCATACCAGTTTGTATTGCTTGTTTTAGATGAACGCCAGATGAGCCCTTAATACTGCAAAACACCTTTCAGTTTGTCAACACATATTTCATGACAAACTGTGtgaacacccccacccccctgaaagaaaaaaaaaaaaaacatctaagtGCAATAGTGTTATGTCTGAGTCACAATCGCACACATTTCTGCCCCCGGTGCCACAAACGTTCAACTTTGATACGTGTTCTGAACAAAATACAGTGAATACAGGGTACGGTATTTTGGGGGGAAAGGGGGGTTATAGGTGGGGGGCAAAGGCTAATGGCAATGAGGGATTTGTCAGTCATCCCAACATTTAATAATCCCTGACTCTCCATTTTCTACTGTTTGTTTATATTAACCTCTGGTTGAACCCACTTTAGAGGCAGCCTCTGTGCCAGAAAGTTCAGTGAACATTCAGCACGGAAGCGGAGAGCATGTCATCTCGAATCTATTAGCCCACAGGGGAGTTtaaagcactctctctctctctctctctctctctctctcacgctctctctctctctctctctctctctctctctcgctctctctttctctctctctctctctctctctctctcttctctctctcgccacacactctgtctgttgcactaatgcacacacacatgcaaacacagacacacacactcacactaggtAAGCTGAAAACCCTCACATTTCCCATACTGATGGTGCCTGTAACTGAGATTATTGCACACAGCGACCTGATTCTGACCTCGCTTTTCTCGTTCATGCCGAATAATCTCATCATACCATGCACCACATCACACTTTTTCAATGCCACTCTCTTTCCCCAATGTATGGGGGTTTATTTAGGTCCACTACCTTTCAGTGCACTGTTTAAGCTTTATTCGTCCGAGTTCTGGGGATTGACCTCAGAAGAATACCAAGAACTGCCCTCTAGCGCATGTCACATTGGAGGATGTTTCCatgcaaaacaaatacacatagTGTATATGATCTAATGAGCTACTCCCAGTGGTTTGTTCGTcaaataggctacaaataatCAGGCTACAGACATTTTATATCGTATGTGACAGAGAAGAAAAAATCCTattatttatataataatacatttttgtaaatatatattttatctaaaatgtatttaaaaaatcCTAATTTATTTCACAGAGGCAATCAACCTACATTAGGGAAAACACATGAAATAATTTCATTAGTGCATAGTATACATTTAAACCATTAGGTGGTGATAAAGAGTAAAACACATTCTTATTGACTCATGCCCTCTTTTCTGGAATTCTGAGGTGATATCATTTTTCTGCATAATTAGGCATTAAGAATATTATCTCCAAAATAAACTAGACTACCTAGTTTTCACATTAAAGGCAAAAGGTTTCAGCATAGCCaactatttattattatttaatacaATAATTTCATATCTGATTTATGTGGTAAACAATGTATAGATAactattatgtaggctacatgttgCATAGGCCTATGCCAATAATACACATCTAAGGTACAACACACCTTAGCTCACCAAGACCGTCCCTTAGCCTCCGGCTTTGTCCATCCTTATCTCCATGGAAACTTAGTACAGCGCTTGACAGCCTAGTCTTTGTGCATCATCTGTCCACGTGGAGTAGGACAACATATCAGTAGTCATGTGTCTCATATTGGCCAATCACAGAGCTGTCCACGTGCAAACCCGCGTCCCTTATTGGAGGGATTGCTTGTATCACGCAGGTTGGAAAACCACATCGTTTGGGCATGTGCTCGTGTCGTCACGGAGATCCACAGCTTTTTGCGCAATGGCGTTACAGCTCTCCTTCATTGTACAACGCTTGGGGTCGACTCTAGAGCCATAGACCAATCATTATTTCATCGTACATTTTGTGGGTGTGGTTATGGTACTTCCTGTTTGTTCCATTGTGGCTGGGAGGAAAGCATGTAGCACAACGTTCCAGAATGTGTGAAATGTGCCTAGTAACTCCACGAAagtctgtgtgcgtgttcatGGTTGATTTGTACAATTAGCACCGTTGGCATCTTGTATCTGTTCCACTTCCTTATGAAATACTAGACAGTCCTATTATCCACGAGTCAAGGTAAGCTGTTATGAATAGATTGTTATAGCCCTTTATTATTTCTTTGCACAAGAGGTAATGTGGTATAAGTAATGTACCTCTTGACATGTATTGAAAACAAGATGATCCAGATCGTGTTGATGTCCTACTCTTTAGTCAGTGTATTGGCCACGTTATTGACTAGTTAAGGTAGTGTAGCAGTAGCAATGATTGCTGTTTACCTGTCAAAGATACACCTCGCCCACTGTTACAGTGGTCGTGACTGCTAGATTTGTGTGAAACAATGTTATTCTGATGTGATGTTGTTTCCTTTCTTTCCACCTAGGGTTTCATCATGCAAGACCAAGTGAAGACACTGCATATTGTTTTGACTAATGAACCGAGGAGTGTGTACTGTGCAGGAGAAACTGTGTCTGGACATGTTTTGGTCGAGGTGTCTGAAGTGACAAACATCAAAGGCATCAAGCTAGAAGTCAGTGGACTCGCCCAAGTTTGCTGGAATGAGGGACCTCAACGAAAATCATTGCTATCATCTGCAAGGACACCTCTATCACATAATGTCAAGGAGGAGATTGAGTGTCTCTCTATTGCCCAGATCATTTGTGAACCGACAGGTAAGTTTTGTAGGTTTGCAGGCTACTGTCACACATTCTCATGTCAGAAGTGTTCATCAGTTGAACCCATAATAAATGCATTATCAATGTCACATGCGGAAAGAACGACCTATGTACTTTGATTGTTAATGATTTACAGATACTACCATCAACAGTGGTAGCAAGTCAGTCGTCtcaacacattttgtttgatgtCTGTGTCATACATGATTTCTGATGAATGAATTACTGATGAAGGGTCTTTTTGTTTAAGCAGGATCAGAAGAATGGATCTGTCTCTCTGCAGGGCGCCATGCCTTTCCCTTTCAGTTTGAGTTGCCAACAAGGTGAGTATGGGTAGGGTAGCATAGCAACCTCTTATATAAATACTTTGTGAGTGACATGAAGTAAATGATTGTTTGGAATCTGAGAAGAGTtgttttggttgtgtgtgtgtgtgtgtgtgtgtgtatgtgtgtgtgtgtgtgtgggtgggtgggtgggtggatgcaTGGTCATGTGCATTCATTCATGTGCAGTCAGGTTATTTTCCCCCTGTGCCCAAACTTATTTGACCATCCTCTCACCCTCTGCCTTGTACTGTTGTGTGAAGGCCACTCATGTTTCCTCTGTGTCCCTGCAGACCCCTGCTGTCCTCTTTCTCTGGGAAGTATGGAAGTGTAAGGTACTGGATGACTGCTGTGCTGCAGAGGCCTACACATCACAACACGACTGTCAGCAGAGATTTCCCAGTCGTTGCTCATGTTGATGTGAATTCCCCACATCTACTGGTGAGAGATAGGGAAGTTTCTATGGCTGCTGTGTTGAGTTTGCCAGAATGAGTACAGAAAGGTTCAATCCGCAATTCTAATCCAATAAACACCAAAGCTCCACAAAAGAGAAGCAAGAAAAAGTGTCTCAAACTGAGCCATAAACTAACCTAACATGTTGTCACATGAGTATGGTAGAGATGCTTGATACAATTTGTAGATTTTATTTAAATTGATGGTGTAATTCATTGGACTGTTGGCAAGGGCTTATTTACAGCACAGAAACAGCATATCTCTATGTGTGTTACTCTAGTCAGCAACCACCAAACCAACCACCATTGTGGCAGGCCTAAGGCCTTTTGAGCACTTCCTTTACAGATATTCACTTAGAAATTGAGATAATCAATTCAACAAAGCTTTAGAAATGGTCAGTCACAATAAGAGGAGCTAGAGCTTGGTGATACTTAACTGAACTAAGACCAAACAAATTATACTGTGATGTATACTGAATAAATATCAAGGTGTTAGTTGCTTAGAAGAACAATGTCTGCAAACATGCTTGCATTCaaggtttttgtgtgtgatagAAAATATAGATTCTGAGAAAGAGGCCTTACTGAAAGTGTTGTTGATAAAAGTGCTTGTCCATGGTGTTTATGACCTTGTACTCCTGCTTTATCCCTTGCAGTGTCCTGTTTCTAAAAATGGTGAAAAAATGATTGGCGCTTGGATTTTCACGTCTGGGCCTATTTCACTAAGAGTGGACATTGAGCGGAAGGGTTACTGCAACGGTAAGTGTAACCACCATGAATGTAACATAGATTTGTTGCGCAACATTTAGTGGTGAAACATAGCACCCATTGTGAAGACATTAATCATTGTAGTAAAACATGACTCATCTAGTATGTTGAACTTTccacaacaaaataaaatttTCCATGAATTCTTCCCTAACCATAACACGGTATGTACATTTCTTGTCTCAATCTTGTCTCATTCTTGTCTGTTTACAGGAGAGTCCATCCCAATATATGCTGAGATTGAGAAC
This DNA window, taken from Alosa sapidissima isolate fAloSap1 chromosome 11, fAloSap1.pri, whole genome shotgun sequence, encodes the following:
- the LOC121724511 gene encoding arrestin domain-containing protein 4-like, translated to MQDQVKTLHIVLTNEPRSVYCAGETVSGHVLVEVSEVTNIKGIKLEVSGLAQVCWNEGPQRKSLLSSARTPLSHNVKEEIECLSIAQIICEPTGSEEWICLSAGRHAFPFQFELPTRPLLSSFSGKYGSVRYWMTAVLQRPTHHNTTVSRDFPVVAHVDVNSPHLLCPVSKNGEKMIGAWIFTSGPISLRVDIERKGYCNGESIPIYAEIENCSSRLIVPKAVIYQTQTYLSGGKSRSCRQAMASVRGNHLASGSSETWNGKPLKIPPVSPSILNSSIIRVEYSLAVIIQIPGARKLEVELPVVVGTIPYYGIGSRSSSVGSQFSADMSWLTLALPDLPEAPPNYADIVTEAEFDQHSPSSQQSEELERQLGGPAFAYIQEFRFQPPPLYSELDPHPSQGEV